The following are encoded together in the Clostridium sp. BJN0013 genome:
- the guaA gene encoding glutamine-hydrolyzing GMP synthase yields MGRELVIVVDFGGQYNQLIARRVRENNVYCEIVPYTYSVDKIQEKNPKGIIFTGGPNSVYDNNAPKISEDIFEIGVPVLGICYGHQLICTTLGGKVESAEVREYGKTDVVLNNSSDLFSGIDKNESCWMSHTDFVSQPPEGFKIIGKSGESPVAAVENINKKIYGVQFHPEVEHTPFGKKMLSNFLFDICNLKGDWSMSSFVDEKIKSIKEEVGDKKVICAMSGGVDSSVAAMIVHKAVGKQLTCIFVDHGLLRKDEGDQVEDIFKKQFNMNFIRVNAEKRFLQKLKDVSDPEKKRKIIGEEFIRVFEEEAKKLGEIGFLVQGTIYPDVVESGLGTSATIKSHHNVGGLPENMDFELVEPLRELFKDEVRAVGEELGIPHKLVWRQPFPGPGLAIRVLGDITEEKLQITRDADAIFREEIAKANLDETIWQYFACLPNIRSVGVMGDERTYCYTIALRAVISTDAMTSDWARIPYEVLDKVSRRIVNEVKGVNRIVYDITSKPPATIEWE; encoded by the coding sequence ATGGGAAGAGAATTAGTTATTGTAGTTGATTTTGGGGGACAATATAATCAACTTATAGCAAGAAGGGTTAGAGAAAATAATGTATACTGTGAAATAGTCCCTTATACTTATTCTGTAGATAAAATACAAGAAAAAAACCCCAAGGGAATAATATTTACAGGAGGGCCTAATAGTGTATATGATAATAATGCTCCTAAAATAAGTGAGGACATATTTGAAATAGGTGTGCCAGTTTTAGGTATATGTTATGGTCATCAGCTTATATGTACTACATTGGGGGGAAAAGTTGAAAGTGCAGAGGTAAGGGAATATGGAAAAACGGATGTGGTTCTCAATAATAGCAGTGATTTATTTTCTGGTATAGATAAAAATGAAAGTTGTTGGATGAGTCATACAGATTTTGTATCACAACCTCCGGAAGGATTTAAAATAATAGGAAAGTCAGGAGAAAGTCCTGTAGCTGCCGTAGAGAATATTAATAAAAAAATATATGGAGTTCAGTTTCATCCTGAAGTTGAACACACGCCTTTTGGCAAAAAAATGCTTTCTAATTTTTTATTTGACATATGCAATTTAAAAGGAGATTGGTCTATGTCTTCTTTTGTGGATGAAAAGATAAAATCAATAAAAGAAGAAGTTGGAGATAAAAAGGTAATATGTGCCATGTCCGGTGGAGTAGATTCTTCAGTAGCAGCAATGATTGTACATAAGGCTGTAGGAAAGCAGCTTACTTGTATATTTGTAGATCATGGTCTTCTAAGAAAAGATGAAGGAGATCAGGTTGAAGATATATTTAAAAAACAGTTTAATATGAATTTTATAAGAGTAAATGCAGAGAAAAGATTTTTACAAAAGTTAAAAGATGTATCGGATCCTGAAAAGAAAAGAAAAATAATAGGAGAAGAATTTATAAGGGTATTTGAAGAAGAAGCTAAGAAGTTAGGAGAAATAGGTTTTTTAGTTCAGGGAACCATATATCCTGATGTGGTAGAAAGTGGACTTGGAACATCTGCTACTATAAAAAGTCATCATAATGTAGGCGGACTACCTGAAAATATGGATTTTGAACTCGTAGAGCCTCTAAGGGAACTATTTAAAGATGAGGTTAGGGCAGTAGGTGAAGAACTTGGTATACCTCATAAATTAGTATGGAGACAACCGTTTCCGGGACCGGGACTTGCTATAAGAGTTTTAGGAGATATTACAGAGGAAAAGCTTCAAATAACCAGAGATGCAGATGCAATATTTAGAGAAGAAATAGCAAAAGCTAATTTAGATGAAACTATATGGCAGTATTTTGCCTGTCTTCCCAACATACGTTCTGTAGGAGTAATGGGGGATGAAAGAACTTATTGCTATACTATTGCACTAAGGGCAGTTATATCTACGGATGCTATGACTTCTGACTGGGCTAGGATACCTTATGAAGTTTTAGATAAAGTTTCAAGGAGAATTGTTAATGAAGTTAAAGGAGTAAACAGAATTGTTTATGATATAACCTCAAAACCTCCAGCTACTATCGAGTGGGAATAG
- the guaB gene encoding IMP dehydrogenase, translating to MAKILKEAYTFDDVLLIPNKSEVLPGEVLLNTNLTKNIKLNIPLVSASMDTVTDSKMAIAMAREGGIGIIHKNMSIEHQAMEVDKVKRQENGVITDPFYLSPDNSINDALALMSKYRISGIPITVNYKLVGIITNRDIIFETDYDRKISEVMTYKNLITAPENTTIEEAKEILKAHKIEKLPLVDSKNNLRGLITIKDIEKVKKFPNGAKDIKGRLLCGAAVGVTKDMMDRVNALVRVGVDVITVDTSHGHSQGVLNAVKIIKEKYPDIEIIAGNVATAEATRDLIEAGADSIKVGIGPGSICTTRIISGVGVPQLTAVMDCVEEANKYDVPIIADGGIKYSGDIVKALAAGAKVVMMGSMFAGCEEAPGETEIYKGRSYKVYRGMGSLAAMACGSKDRYFQEGNKKLVPEGVEGRVPYKGPLADTIFQLLGGIRSGMGLLGAPTLKDLYEKATFVVQSSAGLRESHPHDISMTREAPNYSIAQ from the coding sequence TTGGCAAAGATTTTAAAGGAGGCTTATACTTTTGATGATGTACTTCTAATACCAAATAAATCTGAAGTTTTGCCTGGGGAGGTTCTATTAAATACTAATTTGACTAAAAATATAAAATTAAATATACCTCTTGTAAGTGCTAGCATGGATACAGTTACAGATTCAAAAATGGCTATTGCTATGGCAAGAGAAGGTGGTATAGGAATTATACATAAAAATATGTCTATAGAACATCAGGCTATGGAAGTGGACAAGGTAAAAAGGCAGGAAAATGGTGTAATTACAGATCCATTTTATCTTTCACCGGATAATAGTATAAATGATGCATTAGCACTTATGAGTAAATATAGAATATCAGGTATTCCAATTACTGTAAATTACAAATTAGTAGGTATAATTACTAATAGAGATATAATTTTTGAAACAGATTATGATAGAAAGATTTCAGAAGTTATGACCTATAAAAATCTTATAACGGCCCCAGAAAATACTACTATTGAAGAAGCTAAGGAAATATTGAAAGCCCATAAAATAGAGAAACTTCCATTGGTAGATAGCAAAAATAATTTACGAGGACTTATAACTATAAAAGATATAGAAAAAGTGAAAAAATTCCCTAATGGAGCAAAAGATATAAAGGGAAGACTTTTATGTGGTGCTGCGGTAGGAGTAACCAAAGATATGATGGACAGGGTAAATGCCTTAGTTAGAGTAGGAGTAGATGTAATAACTGTAGATACATCCCATGGACATTCACAGGGAGTGTTAAATGCAGTGAAAATTATAAAAGAGAAGTATCCTGACATAGAAATTATTGCAGGAAATGTTGCAACTGCAGAAGCTACCAGAGATTTAATTGAGGCAGGTGCAGATTCAATTAAAGTAGGAATAGGACCAGGTTCCATATGTACCACAAGGATAATATCGGGAGTGGGGGTACCACAGCTTACGGCAGTAATGGATTGTGTGGAAGAAGCTAATAAGTATGATGTTCCAATTATTGCAGATGGAGGAATAAAATATTCAGGAGATATAGTAAAGGCATTGGCAGCAGGAGCCAAGGTAGTTATGATGGGGTCTATGTTTGCAGGTTGTGAAGAAGCCCCAGGTGAAACGGAGATATATAAGGGAAGAAGTTATAAGGTATATAGAGGAATGGGTTCTTTAGCTGCCATGGCTTGTGGAAGTAAAGATAGATATTTTCAAGAAGGAAATAAAAAATTAGTCCCAGAAGGTGTTGAAGGAAGGGTACCTTATAAAGGACCTCTAGCAGACACTATATTTCAGCTTTTAGGAGGAATACGCTCAGGTATGGGATTATTAGGAGCGCCTACTCTAAAGGACTTATATGAAAAAGCTACTTTTGTAGTTCAGTCTTCCGCAGGTCTTAGAGAAAGTCATCCTCATGATATATCTATGACTAGAGAAGCTCCTAATTATAGTATTGCACAATAA